From a region of the Daphnia pulicaria isolate SC F1-1A chromosome 1, SC_F0-13Bv2, whole genome shotgun sequence genome:
- the LOC124320906 gene encoding neuropeptide F receptor-like encodes MTCDNSSSDPSDVSLLFSNWSTSASLPVATGDAANSSGQGLELDLSVIERFRSNRRVNDFAFFWLVAAYCVLIVVGTIGNSLVVYVVARQPAMRTARNVFVVNLAISDLLLCLITMPLTLMEIRSYTWPLGNAPVSCKMVGSLQAVSIFVSTLSITAIALDRYQLIVYPTKRSFQLTGALLALGGIWVLGIVLALPLFIVRTLEHHDIPIPNSPITSVDYCLEEWPNERGRSLYSIGSILVQYALPIITVSVAHARISNKLQVRMASLNQHQQLPIRQHNNAAPNDAVTAHNTIANGQQTAGQNAAAAASRIELNAAATDCRTAAREEKLRKTNTLLIAISIIFTICWLPMNTFNLVEDTWNVFGDDTETMLIVYAVCHMVGMSSACANPLLYGWLNDNFRKEFRRIGWSFIAKRRNQTGARDMSDKPPGEMLTDKVGVKRMDVSVIVEIRADDHQQHQPLTVAPSLIVCAGSPQSSTLHPAAAALLAVPSSNLAHYQNMKEASSTVTAESDVIHLTVPQ; translated from the exons ATGACGTGCGACAATTCCAGCAGCGATCCGTCAGATGTTTCTCTCCTCTTCAGCAATTGGTCGACGTCGGCGTCGTTGCCGGTGGCAACAGGCGACGCCGCTAATTCGTCGGGCCAAGGCCTTGAGCTGGACCTGTCGGTCATCGAGCGGTTCCGCTCCAACCGTCGCGTCAACGACTTCGCCTTCTTCTGGCTGGTCGCCGCCTATTGCGTCCTGATCGTCGTCGGAACCATCGGCAACTCGCTGGTCGTCTACGTCGTCGCCCGCCAGCCGGCCATGAGGACGGCCCGCAACGTCTTCGTCGTCAACCTGGCCATCTCCGACTTGCTCCTCTGCCTCATCACCATGCCGTTAAcg TTGATGGAGATCCGGTCGTACACTTGGCCGTTGGGCAACGCTCCCGTTTCTTGCAAGATGGTCGGCTCGCTGCAGGCcgtttccatttttgtttcgacgCTGTCCATCACGGCCATTGCGCTCGACCGTTACCAGCTGATCGTCTACCCGACCAAGAGGAGTTTCCAGTTGACGGGCGCTTTGCTGGCCCTAGGCGGGATCTGGGTCCTGGGCATCGTCCTGGCCCTTCCGCTCTTCATCGTCCGCACGCTGGAGCACCACGACATCCCCATTCCCAATTCGCCCATCACGTCCGTCGATTATTGCCTGGAAGAGTGGCCCAACGAGCGGGGGCGCTCTTTGTACTCGATCGGCAGCATCCTGGTCCAGTACGCCCTGCCCATCATCACCGTCTCGGTGGCTCACGCCCGCATCAGCAACAAACTTCAAGTGCGGATGGCCTCGCTCAACCAGCACCAGCAATTGCCCATCCGTCAGCACAATAATGCGGCGCCAAATGACGCCGTGACGGCTCATAACACAATCGCTAACGGCCAGCAGACGGCGGGTCAAaatgccgccgccgctgccagTCGGATCGAGTTGAACGCGGCGGCGACAGACTGCCGGACGGCCGCCAGAGAGGAGAAACTCCGCAAAACCAATACGCTGCTCATAGCCATTTCCATCATTTTCACCATTTG CTGGTTGCCGATGAACACGTTCAACCTCGTTGAGGACACGTGGAACGTCTTCGGAGACGACACGGAGACGATGCTGATCGTCTACGCCGTTTGCCACATGGTGGGAATGTCTTCG GCCTGCGCCAATCCGCTGCTGTACGGCTGGTTGAACGACAATTTCCGGAAAGAGTTCCGCAGGATCGGGTGGTCGTTCATCGCCAAGCGGCGGAATCAAACGGGTGCCAGAGACATGAGCGACAAACCGCCCGGCGAGATGTTGACGGACAAGGTGGGCGTCAAGAGGATGGACGTGTCGGTCATTGTGGAAATAAGGGCGGACGACCACCAGCAGCATCAGCCGTTGACGGTTGCCCCGTCGCTGATTGTTTGCGCCGGGTCGCCTCAGTCATCGACGCTCCacccagccgccgccgccctgCTGGCCGTTCCATCCAGCAATTTGGCTCATTATCAGAATATGAAAGAAGCGTCCAGCACGGTGACAGCCGAAAGTGACGTCATTCACCTGACGGTCCCCCAATGA
- the LOC124325900 gene encoding nematocyst expressed protein 3-like, translating to MNTFKTVVMICAMLAASCSGQYLSQSSSQGPQSGSGMMGSQLPSYVAQAQQSSPALEQQRPAFTAEQSRPVSSGSSSLLGGGASAPATTQQICSCITINPAAAAASSAQQSAPASSVDSAPQQQIFAAPQQQTFSAPAQQTFAAPAQQSFAAPAAAQSSYSSAPAVSQQGPAQRPASTGY from the exons ATGAATACCTTCAAAACT GTCGTTATGATCTGCGCCATGTTGGCTGCTTCCTGCTCCGGCCAATACTTGTCTCA ATCTTCTAGCCAAGGACCTCAATCAGGAAGCGGAATGATGGGCAGCCAATTGCCGTCGTACGTCGCCCAAGCCCAGCAGAGCAGCCCGGCCCTGGAGCAGCAAAGACCGGCCTTTACCGCTGAACAATCCCGACCAGTGTCCAGCGGCAGCTCTTCTCTCCTTGGCGGAGGCGCATCTGCTCCGGCCACTACCCAGCAGATCTGCTCTTGCATCACCATCAaccccgcagcagcagcagcatcatccGCCCAGCAATCTGCCCCGGCCTCATCGGTCGACTCCGCTCCCCAACAGCAGATCTTCGCTGCTCCCCAACAGCAGACCTTCTCTGCTCCTGCCCAGCAGACATTCGCTGCTCCTGCCCAGCAGTCTTTCGCTGCTCCTGCCGCCGCTCAGTCCTCCTACTCTTCCGCCCCGGCTGTTTCCCAGCAAGGCCCCGCCCAGCGCCCAGCCAGCACCGGATATTAA